A genomic stretch from Gemmatimonadaceae bacterium includes:
- the pstA gene encoding phosphate ABC transporter permease PstA — protein sequence MVSLMGVAVVLAVLPLFLILGSLILKGASSLSFGFFVNRPVPVGETGGGVAHAINGTLLIVGVASLVGVPLGIAAGLYASEYRGTRLAWITRFVADVLNGTPSIVVGLLAWTWVVATQRHFSALAGSFALAFLMIPMVMRTTEELVRLVPDSLREAALALGYTRWRTTLVVVLRTALPGIVTGSLLSVARIAGETAPLLFTALGSEYFSFDLDRPMAALPLVVYKYATGPYPEWHKLAWTASLVLILVVLVLSIAARLATRQRFGRRD from the coding sequence ATGGTGTCGCTCATGGGCGTCGCCGTGGTGCTGGCGGTGCTGCCGCTCTTCCTGATCCTCGGCTCGCTCATCCTGAAGGGCGCCTCGTCGCTCTCATTCGGCTTCTTCGTCAACCGGCCCGTGCCGGTCGGCGAGACCGGCGGCGGCGTCGCGCACGCCATCAATGGCACGCTCTTGATTGTCGGCGTGGCCTCGTTGGTTGGCGTGCCGTTGGGCATCGCCGCCGGACTCTACGCCAGCGAGTATCGCGGCACGCGGCTCGCCTGGATCACCCGCTTCGTCGCTGACGTGCTGAACGGCACGCCGTCCATCGTCGTCGGGCTGCTGGCCTGGACCTGGGTGGTCGCCACGCAGCGGCATTTCTCCGCGCTGGCGGGCTCGTTCGCCCTCGCGTTCCTGATGATTCCGATGGTGATGCGCACCACCGAGGAGCTGGTTCGCCTGGTGCCCGACTCGCTGCGCGAGGCGGCGCTCGCGCTTGGGTACACCCGCTGGCGCACCACGCTCGTGGTCGTGCTGCGCACCGCGTTGCCGGGCATCGTCACGGGGTCACTCTTGTCCGTTGCCCGCATCGCCGGGGAAACGGCCCCGCTCCTCTTCACCGCTCTCGGCTCGGAGTATTTTTCGTTCGACCTGGACCGGCCGATGGCCGCGCTTCCCCTGGTGGTGTACAAGTATGCCACCGGACCATATCCAGAGTGGCACAAGCTGGCGTGGACCGCATCGCTGGTCCTGATCCTGGTCGTGCTCGTGCTCAGCATTGCGGCGCGACT